The following coding sequences are from one Candidatus Methylacidiphilales bacterium window:
- a CDS encoding Fic family protein, whose amino-acid sequence MGKQESTGTPWNKLQGLGLKPDIKDIEAYEQAYQEGMTRALKTLVTSQSLAVIPALIKSIHYAIFYKIHTWAGEFRSRDETVTFDKGRVGADASKIEGALEECCQKYEVDISQCDPPGYALALATLHGSIRSIHPFRDGNTRTSAVLLEAQIQAIYGPQERSPLMSESLKPFLQAAYEGNPYPLASMILRRGGLEVPNWPEKELSRKVTPKLDENFETEWQKKRAEILRQQEQK is encoded by the coding sequence ATGGGAAAGCAAGAGTCCACGGGCACGCCATGGAACAAACTTCAGGGGTTGGGCCTGAAGCCGGATATTAAGGATATTGAGGCCTACGAACAGGCTTACCAAGAGGGGATGACCAGAGCGCTTAAGACGCTTGTGACGTCCCAATCCCTGGCCGTCATTCCGGCACTGATCAAATCCATTCATTATGCAATCTTTTACAAAATTCATACGTGGGCCGGGGAATTCAGAAGCAGGGATGAAACTGTTACTTTCGACAAGGGTAGGGTCGGCGCTGATGCATCCAAAATCGAAGGGGCCTTGGAAGAGTGTTGCCAAAAATACGAAGTAGACATCAGTCAGTGTGACCCGCCTGGATACGCGCTTGCACTCGCCACACTGCATGGGTCTATTCGAAGCATTCACCCTTTCCGGGATGGGAATACAAGAACATCAGCGGTGCTTCTGGAAGCACAAATCCAGGCCATTTATGGACCACAGGAGAGATCCCCTCTGATGAGCGAGAGCCTGAAGCCGTTTCTTCAGGCAGCATATGAAGGAAACCCCTACCCCTTGGCAAGTATGATCCTGCGAAGGGGAGGGTTGGAAGTTCCGAACTGGCCCGAGAAGGAATTGAGCCGGAAAGTGACCCCAAAGCTTGACGAGAATTTCGAAACAGAATGGCAAAAGAAGCGTGCAGAAATCCTGCGCCAACAGGAGCAGAAATAA